One Ancylobacter novellus DSM 506 genomic window, GAGCGCAGGTCGTCCCAGTCGCGGATGGCGTGGACGGCCTCATAGCGGATGATCTTTTCCAGGACATTGGCCGGCGTCGACCAGTCGATGCGCTTCAGCACCAGGAACCCCCGGTTGAACCACGACGAGAACAGGTGCGCGAAATCGCGGTCGACCTCGGCGAAGTCGCGCCGGCGAACCATCGCGTCCATGAGCTGCTCGCGCATGCGCACCAGGGATAGCGTGCCGCCCGGCGCGAGGTTGAAGCGGCGGAAGAGTTCCTGCCGGCGCGGTTCGCTCGCGCGGTGCAGGTCGGGCGCGGCGGCCAGCCCATTGCGCCCGTAGGCTTCGAGCGCAGCCGTGAGCCGGCGCGGATCGGGGCCGAACTTCTCGGCGAGCACCTCGAAGAAGGCGGTGCTCTCGCCGATCTTCATATGCGCGTAGCGGTCGAGGATGTCCGCGGCGAGGGCGACGCCGGAGGCTTCGCCACGCCCGGAAAGGAGGGCCTCGCAACGCTCCGCCAGCGTTTCCACCCGCGTCGCCCCGCTTACCCGATGCGAGCGGTCGAGCAGCGTGCGACCGCGCTCCGCGATGGAGGTCAGCAGGTCCGCTACGAAGGAGGTGTTCGATCCCATGGCTGTTCCAGCGTTCGATCTTCGCCAATGGCCCGCCGGCAGCAGCGGTGGCCTGGAGTACACGAGGACGGCAGCTTTGGTATCGAGTGAAGGCGAATCTGCATCTAAAGTCAATCATCAAGTATACAAGAACTGCCCTCTTGCATTGCGGCATGGAAGGTGGCTTCCTGCGTGCGGAGGTACGCCGTGCGTGGTGAGCAGACGCCGAGGCTTCGCGAAGCCCTTGAAGAAGACATCGTCTCGGGTCGCTTGCGCCCCGGGCAGAGGCTTGACGAGGCGAGCCTTGCCGAGCGCTTCGGCGTGTCGCGCACGCCGATCCGGGAGGCGCTGATCCAGCTGTCCGCCTCCGGTCTCATCGACATGCGACCCCGGCGGGGCGCCTATGTCGCGCTGCTCGGCCCGCGCGAACTCGTCGAATCCTTCGAGCTGATGGCGGAGATCGAGGCTTCCTGCGCGCGGCTCGCGGCCCAGCGGCTCGGAGCGGCCGACCGCGCCGCGATCAACGAGGCGCACGCGGCCTGTTGCGAGGCCGTGGCGGCAGGCGACGACGATGCCTATTACCCGGCCAATGCCCGCTTCCATGCGGCGATTTACACGGCGACAGGAAACCGTGTTCTGCGGGCCGAGGCGATACGGCTACAGACGGCGTTGCAGCCCTATCGGCGCCTCCAATTGAAGGTGCCGCGGCGCATAGCGGCATCGCTCGCCGAGCATGAGGCCATCCTGCAGGCCCTGCTGGCAGGAGATGGTGTCAGCGCCGCCGAGCGGATTCGTGCCCATGTGCTGGTGCAGGGCGAACGATTCATGTCGCTGCTCGCCGCCTTGCAGGAGGAAACCGAGACGGCCGACTGAGCTTGCGCCACGATCGGGCAAGCTAGAGAGGTTTTCCGCACAGGAATTCCCCGACATGCCGCGCGAACAGGTCGGCACTCGTGCGCGGGTAGAAATGCCCGCCGTCGAGCTCGACGAGCTTCGCGCCGGGTATGGAGCGGGCGATGCGCTCGGACTGCTCGAAGGGGATCATCGCGTCGTCACGACCGCCCACGACCAGGGCCGGCGCTTCGATGCGACCGAGATCGGCCGCGCGGTCGTAAGCCAGCAACATGCGGATGCGGGCCGCCGTCACGGCAAGCGGAGCAAGGGTCTCGTTCGCCCGGCCGGTGGCGGCTTCGAGCTCTTCCTCATGGGCGGCTATCCAGTCCGCGTCATAGCCGAGCACATGAGTGAAGGCCTGGTAGATGTCCGCGCGGCCGGCTTCGAGCAGTGCCAGACGCGCTCGGAACAGCGTGCGGAAGCGCGCATCGGGGGAGGGCCAACTGCCCGAGACAACGACGCTCCCGATCCGCGCCGGCGCGTCCGGCGCCAGGGTCTGGACTACCGTGCCGCCCGTCGAATGGCCGACGAGATGCGCGCGCGAACAGCCTTCCGCGTCCACGATCGCCAGCACATCCCCGGCGATGGCCTCGATCGTGTAGGGACTATCCGGCCGGTCGCTCCGGCCGGCGCCCCGGTGATCGACAAGGAGCAGGCGAAATTGTCCTTCGAGCCGGTCGGCAACCGGCTCCCAGAAGCGTCCGTCGCCGCCGAGGCCGGGGATCAGCACCACCGGCTCGCCCTGGCCGCGCACCTCGTAATGCACGCGGCAGCCGTCGGATGCGGTCATCAGCGGCATGACGGATCCTCAGATCGGCTGCTCGCCGGTATAGCTCGGCCAGGTATCGCCGAGCCGATAGCCGTCCGGGAAGGGATCGGTCGGGTCGAGCACATGTGCCGCGCAGGCGGCCGATGAACTCCGTGTCGATCAGCGAACGATGGATGAATCGCTCGCCGATCCCGAGCTCGCCGCGCGCATGCAGCACCGCCATGCGGGCACAGGTGCCTGTGCCGCAGGGTGAGCGGTCGTGCCGCCCGGGCGAGACGATGACCGTGTTCTTCGAACTCGCACCAACATCGAAGTGCAGGAGGCATATCTTGGCCAGCCAGGAGCCATCAGGGACATCGAAGCCGCTGCTCGCGGTCGACGCAATCGAGTCCGGCTACGGGAGGGTGAAGGTCTTACATGGCATCAGCCTTGAGGTGCTCCCCGGCGAGGTCATCTGCATCATCGGCCCGAACGGCGCCGGCAAGACGACGCTGCTGCGCACCATCAGCAGGCTGAACAAGGCGACGCGCGGTTCCATCCGCTTCAAGGGCAAGGAGGTCACCGGCCTCAAGCCGCACCAGGTGGTGCGGCGCGGGCTAGGGCACTGCCCGGAGGGGCGGCGGGTGTTCCAGCTCTCCGTCGAGGAGAATCTCATCACGGGCTATGTCGCCGGGCGCGGCAAGAGCTTCGCCGAGCTGCGCGACCAGGTCTACGGGCTGTTCCCGATCCTCGGCGAGCGCCGCCACCAGTCGGCCGGCCGGCTTTCGGGTGGCCAGCAGCAGATGGTCGCCATCGGCCGCGCGCTGATGGGCAGCCCGGAGCTGCTGCTTCTCGACGAGCCTTCGCCTCGTGGTTCGGCAAGATCGGCAAGCCGAGCTATGCGGCGTACTCCGCCTCCAAGGCGGCGGTGATCGGCTTCACCCAGGCGCTGGCCGCCGAAGTCGCGCCCCTCGGCGTCAACGTCAACGCAGTGTGCCCGGGCTCCATCGTCGGCACGCGGATGCGCGACGATGCCGACCGCATGTCGCGCGAGCAGGGGCTGCCGACGGCCAAGGAGCGCGAGCATCTCATCCGGTCGGCCGCGTCGGCCTGCCGGATGACATTGCCCGCGTCGTTGCTTTCCTCGCCTCCGACGAGTCCGCCTACATGACCGGCCAGGCGATCAACGTCACCGGCGGACTATGGATGAACTGACCTAGCCCGCTGCGTTGGCGGGGCTGGCCGGGCTGAAAAAACGATCCGCTGAGGCGAAGCTTCTTGAGATTCAATTGGATTGTCCGGCGCTAGGGAGCATCGCCGCTTCCGCCAGCCTGCGAGCCTCGTTTTCGGCCTTTTGCGCCGTCTCGCGCCGCTCGCTGTAGCGGCTGGTGAAGTATTCCGTCCGGTCGCGGGTCAGCAGCGTGAACTTCACCAGTTCCTCCATCACATCCACGACCCGGTCGTAATAGGGAGAGGACTTCATGCGGCCCGCCTCGTCGAACTCCTGAAACGCCTTCGCGACGGAGGACTGGTTCGGGATGGTCAGCATGCGCATCCAGCGTCCGAGGACGCGCAACGCATTGACCGCATTGAACGACTGGGAGCCGCCGCTGACCTGCATCACCGCGAGCGTGCGGCCTTGCGTGGGGCGGATGCCGGCCACCTCCAGCGGTATCCAATCGATCTGGCTCTTGAAGACGCCCGTGATGGTTCCGTGCCGCTCCGGGCTGCACCACACCTGGCCCTCGGACCATGCTGAAAGAGCGCGAAGCTCCTGCACCTTGGGATGATCCGGCGACACGCTGTCGGGCATCGGCAAGCCGCGTGGATCGAAGATGCGCGGCTCGGCGCCCATTCTTCGCAGCAGCCGCGCCGCCTCTTCCACCAGCAGTCGGCTGTAGGAGCGCTCCCGCAGGGAGCCATACAGCAGCAGGATGCGGGGCGGGTGGGTCGAGGGCTCGCGCCCAGCCAGCTTCCCGTGGTCCGGCAGATCGAGATGGGCCGAATCCAGGGCGGGGAAGGCGTCATCGGGCGGTGTATCGGACGGCATGGCGAGATCTATGCAGCTTGAAGGGAAGGGCGGGAAGACGCAGCCGCAGACGAGAAGCCGGGAACGAGCGGGGCTGGCGCGTCATGGTCACGACGGGCGAGGGTCCTGATGCGCCGGGCGGGCGGCGGGACGTCCCTCGTACCAACCCTTGGACCGATTCACGAGCCAGACCACCGTTAGCATCACCGGCACCTCGATCAGCACGCCGACCACCGTGGCGAGCGCGGCGCCGGACTGGAAGCCGAACAGGCTGATGGCCGCGGCCACCGCGAGTTCGAAGAAGTTGGAAGCGCCGATCAGCGCCGATGGCCCCGCGACGCAGTGCTGTTCCCCGGACAGGCGATTGAGCAGATAGGCAAGGCCGGCATTGAAGTAGACCTGAACAAGGATCGGCACCGCCAACAGCCCGATGACCAGCGGCTGGCGGAGGATCTGCTCGCCCTGAAACCCGAACAGCAGCACCAGCGTTGCGAGGAGGGCGACCAGCGACAGCGGCTGCAGGCGGTCGAGCAGACGGAGCAGGGCGGCCTCGCCGCCACGCGCCAACAGGCTGCGGCGCACCGCCTGCGCGAGTATCACCGGCACGAGGATGTAGAGCACCACCGACAGCAGCAGCGTGTCCCACGGCACGGTGATGGCGGACAGCCCCAGCAGCAGCCCCACGATGGGCGCGAAGGCGAACACCATGATGGCGTCGTTCAGCGCCACCTGCGACAGGGTGAAATGCGGCTCGCCCCTCGTGAGGTTCGACCAGACGAACACCATCGCGGTGCAGGGTGCGGCGGCAAGGATGATCAGTCCGGCAATGTAGCTGTCGATCTGGTCCGCCGGCAGATAGGGGCGGAACAGGTAGCCGATGAACAGCCAGCCGAGAGCGGCCATGGAGAACGGCTTCACCGCCCAGTTGACGAACAGCGTGACGCCGATGCCACGCCAATGCTGCGCCACCTGACCCAGGGCCGAGAAGTCGATACGCAGCAGCATGGGCACGATCATCAGCCAGATGAGCGCGGCAACGGGCAAGTTGACCTTGGCGATCTCGGCCGTTCCGATGATCTGGAACAGGCCGGGAAAGAGATGCCCCAGCGCGACGCCGGCGATGATGCAGAGGCCGACCCACACGGTCAGATAGCGCTCGAATGTCGTCATGGTGCCTCAGAGCAGGATGCGGCGGGTGAGAAGGGGAGCCGTGCTCGGGCAGAGCGACGCAAATTGCGGCGTCTGCGCCAGGCCCTCGGGAGCGGCGTCGCTGGGGCCGACTGCGAAGCCCAGCCGTTCGAAGAACGCGGCGGCGGAGGTCGTCAGCGCCCACGCCTTGCGCCCGCCGGCATCGAATGCCCGGCTCATGAGCAGCAGGACGATGTTGCGCCCGATCCCCGCGCCCCGGGCCGCCGGCACGACGAGGAGCGAGCGCAGAAGTGCGTCTTCGCCGCTCATCTCGATGCCGGCATAGCCGACCAGCGTGCCGCTGAGCGTCCGGTAGCTGTAGAACCGGCCGGCGGACGACCGAAGATCGTCCGTGGGCAGCCCTACCTCGCGCAGGGCCTTGGCTAGGCGCGGGTCGCTCGCGGCCACCTGCTCGTCGCGCAGGAACGGGCTGCCGTCGTCCTTGTCGAGGTCGACGTTCGGCAGGACCGGCAGAAGGTCCAGAACCGTCTCCGAGGGCCGGCACAATTTGACCCCGAGGGGCGTCACGACAATCGGTCGGTTGAGGAGGATGGGATGCTCCGCCACAGCGGCCAGCAGCGCCGCGTCGTCCAGCGTCGAGTCGTCGAGGCCGAGTTCCTTGAACGGCGTCCCGCGCTCGCGCAGGAGGTTCCGCAGTGGCCAGCCGATGCGGCTGGCGAGCTGCAGCAGCATGGCCGGCGTCGGCGGTGTCTTCAGATATTCAATGACATGCGGCTCGATGCCGGCATGGCGGATCAGCGCCAGCGTATTGCGCGACGTGCCGCAGTCGGGATTGTGATAGACAATGATGTCCATAGCCGTCAGGCCACGTCGGGGCGCCGCGCGGTCCCGCCTTCGAGCTGGCCGATCTCACGCAGTCTTGTGCCCAGTGCGACACCGTCGAGGCTCTTGAGCGGCAGCGCGACGAAGACCGCGATGCGGTTCCTCAGATAGTGGAACGTATCGGCGAAGGCCGCTTCCTTCTGGATGTCCGATCCCTCGACGGCGGCAGGATCCTCGATGCCCCAATGCGCCGTCATGGGTTGCCCCGGCCATACGGGGCACGCCTCGCCGGCCGCGTTGTCGCAGACGGTGAAGACGAAATCCATCACCGGGGCATCGGGCGAGGCAAACTCGCTCCATGACTTGGAACGAAAGCCCTCCGCCGGATAGCCGAGGCGCTCCAGCGTCTTGAGGGCGATCGGATGCACCGCGCCCTTCGGCTGGCTTCCGGCCGAGAAGGCGCGGAATTTTCCGCTGCCCAGCTTGGTCAGGATGCTTTCGGCGAGGATGGAGCGCGCCGAATTCCCGGTGCAGAGAAACAGCACATTGTAGACGCGGTCGCTGGTTGTGGCGTCAGTCATGGACAGGCTCACTGTCAGTCGTTGCGGGAGGGCAGCAGGGCGAAAGTTCCGCGAGCAGCGGCGCGCATACCTCCGGCCGCCCCGCGCAGCAGTTCTGCACGAGGAAGCTCGCGAGCTCGCTCACGGCCGCAAGATGGGCGCGATAGATGATCGTTCGGCTTTGACGTTCGGCGCCGATGAGGCCCGCGCGCGTGAGCACGGCGAGGTGCGTCGACATCGTGTTATGCGGCACCGCCAGCCGGCGCGCGACTTCGCCCGCGGGCAAGCCGTGGGGTTCCTGCTCGATCAGCAGTCGGAAGACGTCGAGGCGGGTCGACTGCGCGAGCGCGGCGAAGGCGAGAATGGCTCTCTCTTGGTCCATGTGTCGAGAATAGTCGACACATGGAGATGATTCAAGCGCGACGTCGTGAATCCGAAGAATGGCAGCACCCTTCCGGGTGCCGCCAATTTGCTTGCCGTCTAGCCGGCCACGGCTTCGAGTTGGTCGACCTCCGCCGCCGACAGCAGGTTCATGAGCCGCGCGATGTCCGCGCCGGTGTCGAGGCTGCGGGCGAGGGCGAGGACCTCCTTCTGCGCCCGCTCGTCCAGCACGCCTTCCGCGCACATGTGGAACTTGCCGTCCAGATCGGCATCGCTGATGGGGTTCAGAGGTCCGCCGCGATAGCGCTCGTCGGCCCACTGCACGAGGGTGCGCCCGTCCTTGGTCTCCACCTCGATGCGCGACCGTATGAGGTCGTAGCCAAGCGCGTCGATTTCCGGATCACCGACCACGTCGGTGCGCGCCTGGAGGTCCTGCATCGCCGGGCCGGCGACGAAAGCGTCCTCGAATTCGTGATGACTGGCGCGGCGGCGCAGCACGATCATCGCCAGCAGCGCCGGCATGGAGAACTTCGCCTGGAGGTGGTTGCGGGCGATCGGGTAACGGATCGGCTCGATAATGTTCTTGCCGGCGAAGAAGCGGATGCGGGCAACCTCGTCCGGCTTCAGGTCATGGTCGAGCACCAGCTTGAGCATGGCGTCCATCGACTGGTGCGTGAGGATGCCGGACGGGTAAGGCTTGATCGACACGCCGGGGCTGACGATGGTCAGCGGCGCGCCGAAGCCCTGCGCCGCCTTGGCCGGATCGAAGCCCTCGCCCATCACCGAGAAGAACCCCCACGGGCCGTCGAGCGCGGTCGGATCGGCATCGAAGCCGCGCGCGGCCAGCAGCGCGGCGGTGACGCCGTTCTCGCTGGCCCGGCCGACATGCAGCGGCTTGGTCATGGTGCCGAAATTGACCCGAATGCCGGCCGCAAGGCTCGCGGCGATGCCCAGCGCATGAGCGAGGCGCGGGCCGGTCAGCCCGAGAAGCTTCGCCGCGGCGACGCAGGCGCCGAAGGTGCCGACCGTGCCGCTCGAATGGTGTCCACGCCGATAGTGGATCGGCAGCATCCATTCGGAGATCTTGCACTCCACCTCGAAGCCGAGTTGGAAGGCCAGCATGATCTCGCGCCCGTCACGCTGCCCGAACATGTTCGCGACCATGAGCGCTGCGGTCAGCGGCGGAACGGTCGGATGCGTCAGCAGGCCGTAGACATGCGCGGGATCGTGCGAGACCTGCGTGTCGTCCCAGTCATGCGCGTGACCGGCCGTGCCCCAGACGCGCGCGGCGAGGGGAGCCGGGACTCGCCGCTTGCCGGCGGCCGGCAGCGGCGCGTCGGCGCGTCCGCCCTGATCGAGCGCGTCCTCGATCAGGATGCGTACGGAAGGCTCCCGGCTGCCGGCGAGATAAAGACCCAGGGCATCGACGATGCAGCGACGGCCAATGTCCAACGCCTCGGCCGGAAGGTCGTCATAGGTCGTCGTCTCGACGAACCGAAGCGTGGCGCTGGTGATGCCGGTCTCGGCAGCGTTCATGAAGTCCACTCCTTAAGAAGCTAGGCGAGATTGGAACCGGCGAGCAGGCGCTTCCTGGCCGACATGACATGGGCCATATGCGCCGCCTGCGCGCGGTCGGGGTCGTGAGCCGCGATGGCTTCCACCATCTCGCGGTGTTCACGGTTGGACTCCTGCATCGAGCGCCCCATCGTGAGGTTGCGGGCGCGGTAGAGCTGAAGTTGCTTGATGAGCGAGAGGTATTGGCTGGCCAGCACCGGATTGGCCGCGTGGCCGACGATGTATTCGTGCAGGGCGAAGTTCTCCTGCAGGTAGCGCTCCGTTTCTCCGGCCGCGATCGCCTCATCCATTGCGGCGACGAAGCCGCGCAGGGTGACAATCTCGTCGTCGGTGGCGCGGATCGCCAGCAGACGGCCGGCGAGGGCGAAGAGAAACGCCCGGACCTCGTAGATCTGCGCGGCCTGAGCCGGCGTCAGCCGGCGGACGAACACGCCGCGGTTCGGAACCTGGTCGATCAGCCCGCTCGCCTCGAGCGAACGCAGCGCCTCCCGGATCGGCCCCCGGCTGGTGCCGAAACGAAGGGTGAGTTCCTTCTCGTTGATCCGGTCGCCTGGCGCGTACTCGCCTCCAAGGATGACCCGCTGGATTTCCTCTTCGATGAGCATGGGCAGGGAGCAGGACTTCAGCAGTTCGATCGCGGGCGTGGGCATTCGCTCCTCCGTCGTGGCGGCGATCCAATGCTGGTTTCGTTCGCGTGTCAATTGTCGATTGTAGGACAACTTAGGAAAGCAGCAGAATTCATCCGTCGCTGCTTCGCGCGGTTCCGTCGATTCCCCCTGGTCGTCGGTCCTTGGCGAAGACTCCTTCGCCTGTCGGTATCTGGAGCAAGACGGCGGTGGTTCCTCCATGCTCATCGGGCTCTGAATCCAGTCCATTTCACCATGGTCGGCGACGTCTGAATTGTTGACAGTTATCAGTTATGCGATAGACCGGAGTTGCTTAAAATGGAGGAAGCGCCATGGCCGTCCTAGAAGCCGTACCGGAGCTCGTGCCGTCGACAAGATTGATGGAGGGTTTCTCGTTCCAGCGCATCAAGACGCGGGGCGCAGAGATCAATGTCGCCACGGCGGGGGAGGGGCCGCCGCTGCTTCTCATCCACGGCAACCCGCTCACGCTCGTGAGCTGGCACAAGGTTGCCCCCTCGCTCGCTCGGGACTTCTCCGTCGTGGCGATCGACATGCGCGGCTATGGCGACAGCTCGAAGCCCTATGGCGGCGAGGATCATTCGGGCTATTCGTTCCGCTCCATCGGCGAGGATGCCTTCGACGTCATGGACGCGCTGGGCCACAAGACCTTCGGGGTCGCCGGCCATGACCGGGGCGCGCGCGTCGGGTTCCGCATGTGCCTCGACCAGCCCGAGCGCATCACCCGCTACGCCGCGCTCGACATCGTGCCGACCCACCACGTCCTGAACAACATCACGCTGGGATGGGCCCGCGAGAGCTATCACTGGTTCTTCATGGCGCAGAAGGCGCCGTTCCCGGAGAAGCTGCTGGGCGCCGATCTCGACTACTACATGCGCTACAAGCTCAACAAGAAGGGCGTCGGTCTCGACATCTTCACGCCGGAGGCGATGGAGGAATACATACGCTGCGCCACCCATGAGCAGATCCACGCGGTCTGCGAAGATTATCGCGCCACCGTCACCGTCGATCTCGACATGGACACGGCGGATTACGGCAAGCGGCGCATCACCTGCCCGACTATGGTGATCTGGGGCGACAACAGCCATTGCGGCCGCCACTTCAAGCCGGTCGAGGCGTGGGCGGAATGGGCCGACGACCTGGTCGGCTTCTCCGTTCCGACAGGCCATTATCCCGCCGAACACCGGCCGGATCTCATCTACGCCGCCTTCTACCGCTTCTTCCGCGGTGAGCCGGTGGCATGACCTTCGCGCGCGTGACGGCGGAGACGGCTAAGAGCCGTCTTCATGCCGGAGACGAGGTGGCCTTCCTCGACGTTCGCGAGGCGGCCGCCTTCGGCGACGGGCATCCGCTCTTCGCGATCCCTTGTCCTTATAGTCGGCTGGAACTGTCGGCAATTTCGCTGGTTCCGCGTCCGGACTGTCCGGTTCTCCTTATCGACGACGGCGACGGCGTGGCGGAGAAAGCGGCACGGCGCCTCGCCGCCTGCGGCTACACCGATGTCGCGGTCGTCGAGGGCGGCATGCCGGCCTGGACAGCGGCCGGCTTCGGCGTCTTCGCGGGCGTCAACGTGCCCAGCAAGACGCTCGGCGAGCTGCTCGAGCATGAGCATCACCCGGAGATGATCGACGCCGCGACGCTGGCTCTCTGGCAGCGCGAGGGCAGGCCGCACGCCTTCTTCGATGCGCGTCCGCCGGGCGAGTTCGCCAAGATGCGCATCGCCGGCGCCCGCTGCGTGCCGAATGGCGAACTGGCACATCGCCTCGCCGCCGCGGTCCCGGACGAGGAGACGCCCATCGTCGTCACCTGCGCCGGCCGCACGCGCGGCATCGTCGGCACGCTCGGCCTGCGTGCGCTCGGCGTGCGCAATCCGCTCTATGCGCTCGAAAACGGAACGCAGGGCTGGGCGCTCTCGGGACTGCCGCTCGATCGCGGCGCACAGGCCGATCCGATGCCGACATTGGATGAAGAGGCCACGGCCATCAGCCGCCAGCGCGCGGACCGCCTCATCGCCGCCGCTCGACTGTCCCGCGCGACCGTCGCACAGGCGCAGTCCTGGCTCGCCGAGGGAAACCGCACGACCTTCCTGTTCGACCTGCGCAGCGCTGCCGAGCGGTCGGCCCTGCCGGTGCCGGGCGCCGTTCCCGCGCTCACCGGGCAGCTCGTGCAGGCGACCGATCAGTACGTCGGCGTCCGCCATGCGCGGCTGATCCTGATGGACGACACCGGGCTGCGGGCCGGGCTCGCCGGCCTCTTCCTGCGTGCGCTGGGTTTCGAGGTGCATGTGCTCGCGCTGGGCGATGACAGCGGTGCCGGCGTTCCGGTGGTACCGCCCCTGTCGCTGACCCCTCCGGCGTCGCCGCCGGAAATCGGCCCCCGCGCTGCCTGGGCGGCGACGCTTCAAGGTGTCCCTCTCTTCGATCTGCGCTCCTCTTCGGAGTGGGAGGAGCGGCGCCTGAGCTGTGCGCGACGGGCCATGCGAACGGATCTGCCGGACGTCGTGCCTACCAGCGTGAGCCGTGTGCTCCTGCAAGGCGAGGCCGGCGTCGTGGCGGCGGCCAGCGTCGACCTTGCGGAGACGGGCATTGCCGCGCAATGGCTGTCGGCCGATTTCGACGCCTGCGCAGCGGCTGGCTGGCCGGTCGAGACGGCGCGTCGTCCGTTGGACCGCCATCTCGCCCGCGACCGGGTGTGGTTCGTGCACGACCGGCACGACGGCAATGCCGAGGCGTCCCGCCGCTATCTGGCTTGGGAGATGGGCCTCATCGCGCAGCTCGATGCCGAGGAGCGTTCGGCTTTCGGCACCGTGCCCATCGACGAACTCGTGGAAGCGCCCCTGTCGGCC contains:
- a CDS encoding alpha/beta fold hydrolase, with amino-acid sequence MAVLEAVPELVPSTRLMEGFSFQRIKTRGAEINVATAGEGPPLLLIHGNPLTLVSWHKVAPSLARDFSVVAIDMRGYGDSSKPYGGEDHSGYSFRSIGEDAFDVMDALGHKTFGVAGHDRGARVGFRMCLDQPERITRYAALDIVPTHHVLNNITLGWARESYHWFFMAQKAPFPEKLLGADLDYYMRYKLNKKGVGLDIFTPEAMEEYIRCATHEQIHAVCEDYRATVTVDLDMDTADYGKRRITCPTMVIWGDNSHCGRHFKPVEAWAEWADDLVGFSVPTGHYPAEHRPDLIYAAFYRFFRGEPVA
- a CDS encoding rhodanese-like domain-containing protein, with product MTFARVTAETAKSRLHAGDEVAFLDVREAAAFGDGHPLFAIPCPYSRLELSAISLVPRPDCPVLLIDDGDGVAEKAARRLAACGYTDVAVVEGGMPAWTAAGFGVFAGVNVPSKTLGELLEHEHHPEMIDAATLALWQREGRPHAFFDARPPGEFAKMRIAGARCVPNGELAHRLAAAVPDEETPIVVTCAGRTRGIVGTLGLRALGVRNPLYALENGTQGWALSGLPLDRGAQADPMPTLDEEATAISRQRADRLIAAARLSRATVAQAQSWLAEGNRTTFLFDLRSAAERSALPVPGAVPALTGQLVQATDQYVGVRHARLILMDDTGLRAGLAGLFLRALGFEVHVLALGDDSGAGVPVVPPLSLTPPASPPEIGPRAAWAATLQGVPLFDLRSSSEWEERRLSCARRAMRTDLPDVVPTSVSRVLLQGEAGVVAAASVDLAETGIAAQWLSADFDACAAAGWPVETARRPLDRHLARDRVWFVHDRHDGNAEASRRYLAWEMGLIAQLDAEERSAFGTVPIDELVEAPLSAS